The Bombus vancouverensis nearcticus chromosome 12, iyBomVanc1_principal, whole genome shotgun sequence genome contains a region encoding:
- the LOC117155474 gene encoding uncharacterized protein LOC117155474 isoform X3, translating into MARLEIPSIVVHKGSRSHSRPESPTVVVRGGMPSLPSSRQGFVISGSNTSYQNSSESDMIDGNANPNVSSSPTQNSLHRSSPSCPPDKSDSENKNFRTRTNTKVKLLVRSHAMRESTSPPREPHNGSSSPHSPQSVDGEKKFVGNLSPNSTNVKLNNNESMFNSNLCPNQSPKQMRNTATSPTCRAPSRNGQSSPSQIHSPKNNTSPTNGNKSENQRSKMTGSHVIQKCNNCVKNNQNERPGLLQTPVSPSKAGQALQHSPKSTNLAQNAQNNQQKMEQRRPNTLNICNNQCSTQCGNTLSVSRPSSRHKLRHQNSSQGSFDSASPCLSRDSSTELYTDSTGIDLEHFIAETINRNQKDRTVLLKIEKDLIEFAKDKQKVCHKFPNMSSYNRMLVHRVAAYFGMEHNVDQSGSSVIVTRTKNMRIPNTRFKEHIRDDLILSEEPRRSILKRDSSSFEDNFNFKSPDRLSGDYCRQNKSFEEREEEYERARRRIFKDSSGESSEVTSWPYWSSSESSDASARYRLLHPSDHTMRQTKLLKGESFDGRESCRGSVLRPSVSKSFSFGGYTRGMLSRGDSVTSTHSAGARLMKQEIKSVADSGASMCSRLSPSSSGYKSQSQRSDATISPSPSPSPVATMTCSHTQVSSQDLASPESNNQTVMWAVTSISSVPPGSIIINPQTNQPYTNPDGSIYRFDPENPPKFYTAALPHENERNNMSPSKTIEVSEPPKITQNNTKNENKKRSQTKQHNGGNTTAVTHVTNSATSPSLPFTPPPQQNPGSLQQPQQQQQQQQQQQPQQQQTLVKSSSTVQTCNHNQAAQPYTTYVPTSEPYNQGVYPPSVGQQTVMMAPHPSQNQANVQNNGQGDVFNQNSVYANYAVPVQQGPVSQTTEITELSGYFMGMSIYDQRVTGDNHSTPPHSYPQPQPSTNQAVQNVQTMPQNYWQPPPNSVPAQQTMYFVPPPGAALSVSQGPGDRQPLHQQQRFTTNYSFNAQTMTPPSQSNSNYVGSYPVPYNSMPAVTPGPGDYTYQPSVHMVPTYYPPGQTTIQPPPVMYRVPTPPNTPTSNQMPGMPLMYVNSGSYPPPTMVSNGTFGHQVGHNGTSPAPPGTYMTPALVPNLVFRQNVPVVAGVRASTPGNSQRTSRSPTPAHELFGSGSGDRSAQPQPRYPLPMYQGVHIVQGDMRLMHPAVPANPRLQYAPVPSPPVVQGCPRPYRPPSYSSNTSGAGTPTSFDGRNQKIRKQRSKVASLPPTGVRPNLYQTPSMPSLSSNVPKDIREGTVKVTITRRNQLVQY; encoded by the exons ATGGCCCGCCTGGAGA TACCAAGTATAGTGGTGCATAAAGGCAGCAGGTCGCATAGCCGACCTGAGAGTCCCACGGTGGTGGTGCGAGGAGGAATGCCCTCACTGCCATCCTCTAGGCAAGGCTTCGTCATAAGTGGCTCCAATACATCATATCAGAACAGCTCGGAGTCGGATATGATAGACGGGAATGCCAATCCGAATGTCAGCTCTTCTCCTACACAGAATTCTCTCCACCGCAGCTCGCCCTCTTGTCCTCCTGACAAATCAGACTCAGAGAACAAGAACTTTCGTACCAGG ACGAATACGAAAGTTAAGTTGCTGGTCAGGAGCCATGCTATGAGAGAGTCGACGTCTCCCCCAAGGGAGCCACACAACGGTTCGTCGTCTCCACATAGCCCTCAGTCGGTGGACGGTGAAAAGAAGTTCGTGGGCAACCTGTCTCCAAATTCCACTAACGTGAAGCTTAATAACAACGAGTCAATGTTCAACAGTAATCTTTGCCCGAATCAATCCCCCAAGCAAATGCGTAATACAGCCACTTCACCTACCTGTCGAGCTCCGTCACGAAATG GTCAATCTAGTCCCTCCCAAATTCACTCACCAAAGAATAATACCTCTCCAACGAACGGCAATAAGTCGGAGAACCAACGTTCCAAGATGACAGGCTCGCACGTGATTCAAAAATGCAATAATTGCGTAAAGAACAATCAAAATGAACGACCCGGCTTGCTTCAGACGCCCGTGTCTCCGTCGAAGGCTGGGCAGGCGTTGCAACACTCGCCAAAGAGTACCAATCTGGCTCAAAACGCGCAAAACAATCAGCAGAAGATGGAACAACGTAGACCAAATACGTTGAATATTTGCAACAACCAGTGTTCGACGCAGTGCGGCAATACCTTGTCCGTGAGCAGACCTAGCTCGCGGCACAAGCTGAGGCATCAGAATTCCTCTCAGGGTAGCTTTGACAGCGCGTCTCCTTGCCTCTCACGAG ATAGTAGTACAGAATTGTATACGGACAGTACTGGAATAGATCTGGAGCATTTCATCGCGGAAACTATAAATCGTAACCAGAAGGATCGCACGGTGCTATTAAAAATCGAGAAAGATCTGATAGAATTCGCAAAAGACAAGCAGAAAGTCTGTCATAAGTTTCCAAACATGTCTTCTTACAACAGAATGCTAGTGCATCGCGTGGCAGCTTACTTTGGCATGGAACATAACGTAGATCAGTCTGGTTCCAGCGTGATAGTTACCAGAACGAAAAACATGCGAATTCCAAATACTCGTTTTAAGGAACACATCAGAGACGATCTGATTCTGTCTGAAGAACCACGAAGAAGTATTCTGAAGAGAGATTCTAGCTCATTCGAagacaatttcaattttaagtCACCTGACAGATTATCTGGCGATTATTGCCGACAGAATAAGAGTTTCGAGGAAAGGGAGGAGGAGTATGAACGTGCCAGACgaagaatatttaaagataGCAGTGGAGAAAGTAGCGAAGTTACTTCCTGGCCTTACTGGTCTTCTTCAGAAAGTTCTGACGCTTCTGCGAGATATCGTTTGTTACATCCTTCGGATCATACGATGAG GCAAACGAAGCTCTTGAAAGGGGAATCTTTCGATGGAAGAGAATCCTGTCGAGGATCCGTATTGAGGCCATCTGTTTCCAAGTCCTTTAGTTTCGGTGGTTACACCAGGGGAATGCTTTCTAGAGGGGACAGTGTTACATCCACTCATAGTGCTGGGGCTCGCCTTATGAAGCAAG AGATTAAATCTGTTGCAGACTCAGGTGCTAGTATGTGTTCACGACTAAGTCCTTCGAGTAGCGGCTATAAATCGCAAAGCCAACGCAGCGATGCCACGATATCGCCGTCTCCTTCGCCATCCCCTGTGGCAACCATGACCTGCAGTCATACCCAAGTATCTAGTCAGGATCTCGCTTCTCCGGAATCGAATAATCAAACGGTGATGTGGGCGGTTACCAGTATATCCAGTGTACCGCCAGGTAGCATAATCATAAATCCGCAAACGAATCAGCCGTATACCAATCCAGATGGTTCGATTTACCGCTTCGACCCAGAGAACCCACCAAAATTTTATACTGCTGCATTGCCGCACGAAAACGAAAGGAATAACATGTCGCCCAGCAAGACCATAGAAGTATCCGAGCCACCCAAAATAACACAAAATAACACaaagaacgaaaataaaaagagGTCGCAGACTAAGCAGCACAACGGTGGTAACACAACAGCAGTGACTCATGTGACGAACTCGGCGACATCACCGAGTTTGCCGTTCACGCCGCCACCTCAACAGAATCCAGGATCATTGCAACAAccgcaacaacaacaacaacagcaacaacaacaacagccgCAGCAGCAACAAACTCTAGTCAAATCATCGTCGACAGTGCAAACTTGCAATCACAACCAAGCAGCTCAACCATACACGACCTACGTACCTACCTCAGAACCGTATAATCAGGGTGTCTATCCACCCTCTGTGGGACAACAGACTGTGATGATGGCTCCTCATCCGAGTCAAAATCAGGCGAACGTTCAAAACAATGGTCAGGGTGATGTATTTAATCAGAATTCGGTTTACGCGAATTATGCAGTACCTGTGCAACAAGGACCAGTGTCGCAGACAACGGAGATAACTGAATTGTCCGGATATTTTATGGGTATGAGCATCTACGATCAACGCGTGACTGGTGATAACCATTCTACGCCGCCGCACTCTTACCCACAACCGCAACCATCTACAAATCAAGCAGTTCAAAATGTGCAGACGATGCCGCAGAATTACTGGCAACCACCGCCTAATTCTGTACCG GCACAACAGACGATGTACTTCGTACCTCCGCCTGGTGCGGCACTTTCAGTCAGTCAGGGTCCAGGTGATAGACAGCCATTGCATCAACAACAGAGATTTACGACAAATTATTCTTTCAATGCACAAACTATGACTCCTCCGAGCCAATCAAATT CTAATTACGTGGGTAGTTATCCAGTCCCTTACAATTCAATGCCCGCTGTAACACCAGGACCAGGGGATTACACGTATCAACCATCAGTTCATATGGTACCTACGTATTATCCTCCAGGTCAAACGACGATTCAACCACCACCTGTCATGTACAGAGTGCCGACACCACCAAATACTCCGACTTCTAATCAG ATGCCTGGAATGCCACTGATGTACGTCAACTCTGGTAGCTATCCGCCACCAACGATGGTATCCAATGGAACATTTGGCCATCAAGTCGGACACAATGGCACATCACCTGCACCTCCTGGAACTTATATGACTCCCGCGCTGGTTCCCAATCTCGTTTTTAGGCAAAATGTTCCT GTTGTTGCTGGTGTACGAGCTTCAACGCCAGGTAACTCTCAGAGAACTAGCAGGTCGCCGACTCCAGCACACGAGCTGTTCGGAAGTGGGAGCGGGGACAGAAGCGCACAACCCCAACCACGCTACCCACTGCCAATGTATCAGGGTGTCCATATTGTACAAG gaGATATGAGATTGATGCATCCCGCAGTACCAGCCAATCCACGGTTGCAGTATGCACCAGTACCATCACCACCTGTTGTTCAAGGTTGTCCACGACCGTACCGACCGCCTTCTTATTCGTCGAATACCTCAGGCGCTGGTACACCAACCTCGTTTGATGGAAGAAATCAGAAAATTCGTAAACAGAG GTCCAAAGTAGCATCGTTGCCACCAACAGGCGTGCGGCCCAATCTTTATCAGACTCCTTCCATGCCGTCGCTCTCGTCTAACGTTCCGAAAGATATCAGAGAAG GGACCGTGAAGGTGACAATCACCCGCCGAAACCAACTGGTACAATATTAA
- the LOC117155474 gene encoding uncharacterized protein LOC117155474 isoform X6, giving the protein MPSLPSSRQGFVISGSNTSYQNSSESDMIDGNANPNVSSSPTQNSLHRSSPSCPPDKSDSENKNFRTRTNTKVKLLVRSHAMRESTSPPREPHNGSSSPHSPQSVDGEKKFVGNLSPNSTNVKLNNNESMFNSNLCPNQSPKQMRNTATSPTCRAPSRNGQSSPSQIHSPKNNTSPTNGNKSENQRSKMTGSHVIQKCNNCVKNNQNERPGLLQTPVSPSKAGQALQHSPKSTNLAQNAQNNQQKMEQRRPNTLNICNNQCSTQCGNTLSVSRPSSRHKLRHQNSSQGSFDSASPCLSRDSSTELYTDSTGIDLEHFIAETINRNQKDRTVLLKIEKDLIEFAKDKQKVCHKFPNMSSYNRMLVHRVAAYFGMEHNVDQSGSSVIVTRTKNMRIPNTRFKEHIRDDLILSEEPRRSILKRDSSSFEDNFNFKSPDRLSGDYCRQNKSFEEREEEYERARRRIFKDSSGESSEVTSWPYWSSSESSDASARYRLLHPSDHTMRLCCVCNRQTKLLKGESFDGRESCRGSVLRPSVSKSFSFGGYTRGMLSRGDSVTSTHSAGARLMKQEIKSVADSGASMCSRLSPSSSGYKSQSQRSDATISPSPSPSPVATMTCSHTQVSSQDLASPESNNQTVMWAVTSISSVPPGSIIINPQTNQPYTNPDGSIYRFDPENPPKFYTAALPHENERNNMSPSKTIEVSEPPKITQNNTKNENKKRSQTKQHNGGNTTAVTHVTNSATSPSLPFTPPPQQNPGSLQQPQQQQQQQQQQQPQQQQTLVKSSSTVQTCNHNQAAQPYTTYVPTSEPYNQGVYPPSVGQQTVMMAPHPSQNQANVQNNGQGDVFNQNSVYANYAVPVQQGPVSQTTEITELSGYFMGMSIYDQRVTGDNHSTPPHSYPQPQPSTNQAVQNVQTMPQNYWQPPPNSVPAQQTMYFVPPPGAALSVSQGPGDRQPLHQQQRFTTNYSFNAQTMTPPSQSNSNYVGSYPVPYNSMPAVTPGPGDYTYQPSVHMVPTYYPPGQTTIQPPPVMYRVPTPPNTPTSNQMPGMPLMYVNSGSYPPPTMVSNGTFGHQVGHNGTSPAPPGTYMTPALVPNLVFRQNVPVVAGVRASTPGNSQRTSRSPTPAHELFGSGSGDRSAQPQPRYPLPMYQGVHIVQGDMRLMHPAVPANPRLQYAPVPSPPVVQGCPRPYRPPSYSSNTSGAGTPTSFDGRNQKIRKQRSKVASLPPTGVRPNLYQTPSMPSLSSNVPKDIREGTVKVTITRRNQLVQY; this is encoded by the exons ATGCCCTCACTGCCATCCTCTAGGCAAGGCTTCGTCATAAGTGGCTCCAATACATCATATCAGAACAGCTCGGAGTCGGATATGATAGACGGGAATGCCAATCCGAATGTCAGCTCTTCTCCTACACAGAATTCTCTCCACCGCAGCTCGCCCTCTTGTCCTCCTGACAAATCAGACTCAGAGAACAAGAACTTTCGTACCAGG ACGAATACGAAAGTTAAGTTGCTGGTCAGGAGCCATGCTATGAGAGAGTCGACGTCTCCCCCAAGGGAGCCACACAACGGTTCGTCGTCTCCACATAGCCCTCAGTCGGTGGACGGTGAAAAGAAGTTCGTGGGCAACCTGTCTCCAAATTCCACTAACGTGAAGCTTAATAACAACGAGTCAATGTTCAACAGTAATCTTTGCCCGAATCAATCCCCCAAGCAAATGCGTAATACAGCCACTTCACCTACCTGTCGAGCTCCGTCACGAAATG GTCAATCTAGTCCCTCCCAAATTCACTCACCAAAGAATAATACCTCTCCAACGAACGGCAATAAGTCGGAGAACCAACGTTCCAAGATGACAGGCTCGCACGTGATTCAAAAATGCAATAATTGCGTAAAGAACAATCAAAATGAACGACCCGGCTTGCTTCAGACGCCCGTGTCTCCGTCGAAGGCTGGGCAGGCGTTGCAACACTCGCCAAAGAGTACCAATCTGGCTCAAAACGCGCAAAACAATCAGCAGAAGATGGAACAACGTAGACCAAATACGTTGAATATTTGCAACAACCAGTGTTCGACGCAGTGCGGCAATACCTTGTCCGTGAGCAGACCTAGCTCGCGGCACAAGCTGAGGCATCAGAATTCCTCTCAGGGTAGCTTTGACAGCGCGTCTCCTTGCCTCTCACGAG ATAGTAGTACAGAATTGTATACGGACAGTACTGGAATAGATCTGGAGCATTTCATCGCGGAAACTATAAATCGTAACCAGAAGGATCGCACGGTGCTATTAAAAATCGAGAAAGATCTGATAGAATTCGCAAAAGACAAGCAGAAAGTCTGTCATAAGTTTCCAAACATGTCTTCTTACAACAGAATGCTAGTGCATCGCGTGGCAGCTTACTTTGGCATGGAACATAACGTAGATCAGTCTGGTTCCAGCGTGATAGTTACCAGAACGAAAAACATGCGAATTCCAAATACTCGTTTTAAGGAACACATCAGAGACGATCTGATTCTGTCTGAAGAACCACGAAGAAGTATTCTGAAGAGAGATTCTAGCTCATTCGAagacaatttcaattttaagtCACCTGACAGATTATCTGGCGATTATTGCCGACAGAATAAGAGTTTCGAGGAAAGGGAGGAGGAGTATGAACGTGCCAGACgaagaatatttaaagataGCAGTGGAGAAAGTAGCGAAGTTACTTCCTGGCCTTACTGGTCTTCTTCAGAAAGTTCTGACGCTTCTGCGAGATATCGTTTGTTACATCCTTCGGATCATACGATGAG GCTATGTTGCGTATGTAATAGGCAAACGAAGCTCTTGAAAGGGGAATCTTTCGATGGAAGAGAATCCTGTCGAGGATCCGTATTGAGGCCATCTGTTTCCAAGTCCTTTAGTTTCGGTGGTTACACCAGGGGAATGCTTTCTAGAGGGGACAGTGTTACATCCACTCATAGTGCTGGGGCTCGCCTTATGAAGCAAG AGATTAAATCTGTTGCAGACTCAGGTGCTAGTATGTGTTCACGACTAAGTCCTTCGAGTAGCGGCTATAAATCGCAAAGCCAACGCAGCGATGCCACGATATCGCCGTCTCCTTCGCCATCCCCTGTGGCAACCATGACCTGCAGTCATACCCAAGTATCTAGTCAGGATCTCGCTTCTCCGGAATCGAATAATCAAACGGTGATGTGGGCGGTTACCAGTATATCCAGTGTACCGCCAGGTAGCATAATCATAAATCCGCAAACGAATCAGCCGTATACCAATCCAGATGGTTCGATTTACCGCTTCGACCCAGAGAACCCACCAAAATTTTATACTGCTGCATTGCCGCACGAAAACGAAAGGAATAACATGTCGCCCAGCAAGACCATAGAAGTATCCGAGCCACCCAAAATAACACAAAATAACACaaagaacgaaaataaaaagagGTCGCAGACTAAGCAGCACAACGGTGGTAACACAACAGCAGTGACTCATGTGACGAACTCGGCGACATCACCGAGTTTGCCGTTCACGCCGCCACCTCAACAGAATCCAGGATCATTGCAACAAccgcaacaacaacaacaacagcaacaacaacaacagccgCAGCAGCAACAAACTCTAGTCAAATCATCGTCGACAGTGCAAACTTGCAATCACAACCAAGCAGCTCAACCATACACGACCTACGTACCTACCTCAGAACCGTATAATCAGGGTGTCTATCCACCCTCTGTGGGACAACAGACTGTGATGATGGCTCCTCATCCGAGTCAAAATCAGGCGAACGTTCAAAACAATGGTCAGGGTGATGTATTTAATCAGAATTCGGTTTACGCGAATTATGCAGTACCTGTGCAACAAGGACCAGTGTCGCAGACAACGGAGATAACTGAATTGTCCGGATATTTTATGGGTATGAGCATCTACGATCAACGCGTGACTGGTGATAACCATTCTACGCCGCCGCACTCTTACCCACAACCGCAACCATCTACAAATCAAGCAGTTCAAAATGTGCAGACGATGCCGCAGAATTACTGGCAACCACCGCCTAATTCTGTACCG GCACAACAGACGATGTACTTCGTACCTCCGCCTGGTGCGGCACTTTCAGTCAGTCAGGGTCCAGGTGATAGACAGCCATTGCATCAACAACAGAGATTTACGACAAATTATTCTTTCAATGCACAAACTATGACTCCTCCGAGCCAATCAAATT CTAATTACGTGGGTAGTTATCCAGTCCCTTACAATTCAATGCCCGCTGTAACACCAGGACCAGGGGATTACACGTATCAACCATCAGTTCATATGGTACCTACGTATTATCCTCCAGGTCAAACGACGATTCAACCACCACCTGTCATGTACAGAGTGCCGACACCACCAAATACTCCGACTTCTAATCAG ATGCCTGGAATGCCACTGATGTACGTCAACTCTGGTAGCTATCCGCCACCAACGATGGTATCCAATGGAACATTTGGCCATCAAGTCGGACACAATGGCACATCACCTGCACCTCCTGGAACTTATATGACTCCCGCGCTGGTTCCCAATCTCGTTTTTAGGCAAAATGTTCCT GTTGTTGCTGGTGTACGAGCTTCAACGCCAGGTAACTCTCAGAGAACTAGCAGGTCGCCGACTCCAGCACACGAGCTGTTCGGAAGTGGGAGCGGGGACAGAAGCGCACAACCCCAACCACGCTACCCACTGCCAATGTATCAGGGTGTCCATATTGTACAAG gaGATATGAGATTGATGCATCCCGCAGTACCAGCCAATCCACGGTTGCAGTATGCACCAGTACCATCACCACCTGTTGTTCAAGGTTGTCCACGACCGTACCGACCGCCTTCTTATTCGTCGAATACCTCAGGCGCTGGTACACCAACCTCGTTTGATGGAAGAAATCAGAAAATTCGTAAACAGAG GTCCAAAGTAGCATCGTTGCCACCAACAGGCGTGCGGCCCAATCTTTATCAGACTCCTTCCATGCCGTCGCTCTCGTCTAACGTTCCGAAAGATATCAGAGAAG GGACCGTGAAGGTGACAATCACCCGCCGAAACCAACTGGTACAATATTAA